From Toxorhynchites rutilus septentrionalis strain SRP chromosome 2, ASM2978413v1, whole genome shotgun sequence, a single genomic window includes:
- the LOC129768633 gene encoding charged multivesicular body protein 1B2: MSVSAMEKHLFNLKFAVKDLERNAKKCEKEEKAEILKTKKAIQKGNTEVARIHAENAIRQKSQSLNYLRMSARVDAVASRVQTALTTRQVTNSMAGVVKAMDAAMKGMNLEKISGLMDKFESQFEDLDVQSSYMENTMSQTTTTSVPQNDVEALMQRVADEAGLELNMELPSGPTSTVIGASTQVSTEQDELTARLARLRQAE; the protein is encoded by the exons ATGTCTGTTTCAGCAATGGAAA AACAccttttcaatttaaaatttgcgGTTAAAGACCTTGAGCGAAATGCCAAGAAATGCGAAAAGGAAGAGAAGGCGGAAATACTCAAAACGAAAAAGGCAATCCAGAAGGGAAACACTGAAGTGGCTAGAATTCACGCAGAAAACGCTATTCGACAGAAGAGTCAGTCCTTGAACTACCTCCGAATGAGTGCCCGGGTGGACGCCGTAGCAAGCCGGGTACAGACCGCTCTCACAACTCGTCAGGTAACGAATTCAATGGCCGGTGTGGTGAAAGCTATGGATGCGGCGATGAAGGGCATGAATCTAGAGAAAATCTCCGGTCTGATGGATAAATTCGAATCCCAGTTCGAGGATCTCGATGTGCAAAGTTCGTACATGGAGAACACCATGTCCCAGACGACGACCACTTCGGTGCCGCAAAACGATGTTGAGGCGCTCATGCAACGGGTAGCGGATGAAGCTGG ATTGGAGCTGAACATGGAACTACCTAGCGGTCCGACGTCGACTGTTATCGGTGCATCTACTCAGGTATCGACTGAACAGGATGAGCTGACTGCACGCCTTGCACGGCTACGACAGGCAGAGTAA